In Hydrogenispora ethanolica, one genomic interval encodes:
- a CDS encoding energy-coupling factor ABC transporter ATP-binding protein yields MNKIEVTGLHFSYGAEAVLRGITLSFDTTPTAIIGQNGAGKTTFVKLLKGLLKPGAGSVVINGSDTRETTVAQLARQIGLVFQNPNDQIFKNTVIDEVMFGPLNIGQSAADARRNSLQALEMVGLSGNLTAHPYDLSLSERKLVSIAAVVAMQNGIIILDEPTIAQDYAGKERIRRIIRDLRAQGRLIITIIHDMDFVAETFERVIVFQDGKVILDGDARTVFGATDLLYRAKLEPPHVTQLCKRLGYRETFLTVEEFIAYQQREVKK; encoded by the coding sequence ATGAATAAGATCGAAGTGACCGGTCTTCATTTTTCGTACGGCGCCGAGGCGGTCCTGCGAGGAATCACGCTCAGCTTCGATACCACTCCCACTGCCATCATCGGCCAAAACGGCGCCGGCAAGACCACCTTTGTCAAACTGCTGAAAGGGCTGCTCAAACCGGGAGCGGGCTCGGTCGTCATCAACGGCAGCGATACCCGCGAGACTACGGTGGCCCAATTGGCCCGGCAGATCGGTCTGGTTTTTCAGAATCCCAACGATCAAATCTTTAAGAACACGGTCATCGATGAAGTGATGTTCGGTCCCTTGAATATCGGCCAGTCCGCGGCCGACGCCCGGCGGAATTCGCTGCAGGCCCTGGAGATGGTGGGGCTGAGCGGCAACCTGACCGCTCACCCCTATGATCTGAGCTTATCCGAGCGCAAGCTGGTGAGCATTGCGGCGGTCGTGGCCATGCAAAATGGGATCATCATCCTGGACGAGCCGACCATTGCCCAGGATTATGCCGGCAAGGAAAGGATCCGGCGGATCATCCGCGACCTGCGCGCTCAGGGCCGGCTGATCATTACGATCATTCACGACATGGATTTCGTGGCCGAGACGTTCGAGCGGGTGATCGTCTTCCAAGACGGCAAAGTGATTCTGGACGGCGACGCCCGGACCGTTTTCGGAGCGACGGATCTGCTCTACCGGGCCAAGCTGGAACCGCCGCACGTGACCCAGCTCTGCAAGCGGCTGGGCTACCGGGAAACCTTTTTAACAGTCGAGGAGTT